CGAACGCGGCGCCGTCGGCCGCTGGACCGCCTTCACCGAGGGCTGGTGCACGATCCAGGACGAGGCGTCCATGCTCGTGGCGCGCCTCCTCGACCCTAAGCCGGGCGAGGTCGTGGCGGATACCTGCGCGGCGCCCGGCACCAAGGCGACCCACATGGCCGAGCTGATGCGGAACCGCGGCCGCATCGTCGCCATGGACCCGCAGGCCGCGCGGCTCAAGCTGGTGGGCCGGGCGACTTCACGGCTGGGCATCAACATCATCGAGCCGCACGTCGGCGGCGCGGCGGCGCAGGTGGGCCGCTGGCGCGGCAAGTGCGACCGCGTGCTGGTAGACGCGCCCTGCTCCAACCTCGGTGTCCTCCGCCGCAACCCCGACGTCAAGTGGCGCCGCACCGAGGAAGACCTGCGGCGGCTCCAGGACAAGCAGAAGACGATCCTCGCCGCCGCGGCCGCCATGGTGAAGCCCGGCGGCCGGCTGGTCTACGCGACCTGCTCGCTCGAGCCGGACGAGAACGAGGCCGTGATCACGTCCCTGCCCGACTACGGCGCGCACTGGCAGGTGGACCCGCCCGAGGGCTTCCCCGTGGCGCTCGACGCCGCGGGCTATCTCCGTCTCCTCCCCCACGTGCACGGCACCGACGGCTTCACCGCGATCAGACTCCGGAGGCTCCCATGACGGCACCAGTCGTCCTCTACGAAAAGACCGGCCGCATCGCCCGCATCACGCTCAACCGCCCCGACAAGCTCAACGCGATCAACGACGTCCTGCCGCGGGCGCTCCGCGACGCGGTGGGCGAGGCCAATCGCGACGACGCGGTCCACGTCATCGTGCTCTCGGGCGCGGGGCGGGCCTTCTGCGCGGGCTACGACCTCGAGATGTACGCCGAGAAGCCGCGCCCCGTCGCCTACAGCCAGGACATGCCGTGGGACCCGATGGTGGACTACGCCGGCATGAGCGCGAACACGGAGTGCTTCATGAGCCTCTGGCGGAGCTTCAAGCCGGTGATCTGCAAGGTCCACGGCTACGCCGTCGCGGGCGGCAGCGACATCGCCCTCTGCTCGGACATGATCGTCATGGCCGAGGGCGCGCGGATCGGCTACCCGCCGGCGCGCGTCTGGGGCTGCCCGACCACCGCCATGTGGATCTACCGCGTGGGCGCCGAGCGCGCCAAGCGCATGCTGTTGACCGGCGACCTCGTCACGGGCCTCGAGGCGGCGCGCATGGGGCTCGTCACCGAGGCGGTGCCGGCCGCCGACCTCGACGCCGCGGTGGAGCGCTGGGCGGAGCGCATGGCGGGCGTGCCCAAGAACCAGCTCATGATGCAGAAGCTCATGATCAACCAGGCCTACGACAACATGGGGCTCGCGACGACCCAGATGATCGCGACCATCTTCGACGGCATCACGCGCCACAGCCCGGAGGGCTTCGCCTTCAAGCAGCGCTG
The Candidatus Rokuibacteriota bacterium genome window above contains:
- a CDS encoding crotonase/enoyl-CoA hydratase family protein, with the translated sequence MTAPVVLYEKTGRIARITLNRPDKLNAINDVLPRALRDAVGEANRDDAVHVIVLSGAGRAFCAGYDLEMYAEKPRPVAYSQDMPWDPMVDYAGMSANTECFMSLWRSFKPVICKVHGYAVAGGSDIALCSDMIVMAEGARIGYPPARVWGCPTTAMWIYRVGAERAKRMLLTGDLVTGLEAARMGLVTEAVPAADLDAAVERWAERMAGVPKNQLMMQKLMINQAYDNMGLATTQMIATIFDGITRHSPEGFAFKQRCEAVGFKQAVRERDSGAPIPGS
- the rsmB gene encoding 16S rRNA (cytosine(967)-C(5))-methyltransferase RsmB, giving the protein MSPVLRVGPVSQARYEALRILVRVEEDRAFADIVLEHALEQARLDPRDAGLCTELVYGTLRWRRHLDWRLGPYLNRPLDKLDPWVRSLLRLTAYQVFFLDRVPRWAAVDEAVSLAKIKSKRPGPPEFVNAVLRALTRATGLPPLPALPNEAIAVRCSFPDWIAARWIARYGPEEAEALMLASNERPPTTIRVNTLRITRDALAARLRDEELAETRPTALAPEGLTVERGAVGRWTAFTEGWCTIQDEASMLVARLLDPKPGEVVADTCAAPGTKATHMAELMRNRGRIVAMDPQAARLKLVGRATSRLGINIIEPHVGGAAAQVGRWRGKCDRVLVDAPCSNLGVLRRNPDVKWRRTEEDLRRLQDKQKTILAAAAAMVKPGGRLVYATCSLEPDENEAVITSLPDYGAHWQVDPPEGFPVALDAAGYLRLLPHVHGTDGFTAIRLRRLP